The Solenopsis invicta isolate M01_SB unplaced genomic scaffold, UNIL_Sinv_3.0 scaffold_750, whole genome shotgun sequence genome has a window encoding:
- the LOC120360025 gene encoding uncharacterized protein LOC120360025 gives MMDYEKASMNAVHEQFAHASLRGCWFHYCQAVLKKWKRLGLLKAPYKIVSMAMTLALTPSEMFAEGLNLMQTIADEEFENYPNVLVFEIYEKHMASNRKKKQVYMDAQLGLTILWNHFIVLC, from the exons ATGATGGATTATGAGAAAGCATCGATGAACGCTGTCCATGAACAGTTTGCTCATGCATCTCTACGAGGCTGTTGGTTTCATTACTGTCAA GCTGTTCTTAAAAAGTGGAAACGATTAGGACTTTTGAAAGCACCATATAAAATAGTATCCATGGCAATGACATTAGCATTAACACCATCAGAAATGTTTGCAGAAGGTTTAAACCTCATGCAGACAATTGCTGATgaagaatttgaaaattatccTAACGTATTGGTCTTTGAGATATATGAGAAACACATGGCTtccaatagaaaaaaaaaacaagtgtaTATGGATGCCCAATTAGGACTAACAATCTTGTGGAATCATTTCATAGtattatgttga